From the Alkalibacter rhizosphaerae genome, one window contains:
- a CDS encoding acylphosphatase produces MRVNLLIEGRVQGVGFRWFARELALELGLTGNVRNNADSTVEINAQGDQVPIERFIYYLYEGPNRFARVDHVRVREIEEVEAEKDFEVVLL; encoded by the coding sequence ATGAGAGTGAATCTACTGATCGAAGGAAGGGTGCAGGGTGTGGGGTTCCGATGGTTTGCCAGGGAACTCGCCTTGGAACTGGGGCTCACCGGCAATGTACGAAACAATGCCGATTCTACAGTTGAAATCAATGCACAGGGAGACCAAGTGCCCATAGAGCGTTTTATCTACTACCTGTACGAAGGACCCAACCGGTTCGCCAGGGTGGATCACGTCCGAGTGAGAGAAATCGAAGAAGTGGAAGCGGAGAAAGATTTTGAAGTGGTATTGTTGTAA
- a CDS encoding class II SORL domain-containing protein, whose translation MSKLTATVQSGDWKNEKHVPVIKAPESAKKDESFLVTVVVGEEIAHPNTFEHYIKWIKLYFKPESGKFPIEIATVSFDAHGEAGVFTDYCADVMLKIQESGELMAMSYCNIHGLWENSISITCE comes from the coding sequence ATGTCAAAACTTACAGCAACAGTTCAAAGCGGTGACTGGAAGAATGAAAAACACGTACCTGTGATAAAAGCACCGGAAAGCGCCAAAAAAGACGAGTCCTTTTTGGTCACCGTTGTAGTCGGCGAAGAGATCGCCCATCCAAACACCTTTGAGCATTATATCAAATGGATCAAGCTTTATTTCAAACCGGAAAGCGGAAAGTTTCCCATTGAGATCGCCACGGTTTCCTTTGATGCCCATGGAGAAGCCGGCGTCTTCACGGATTACTGTGCAGACGTTATGCTGAAGATCCAGGAATCCGGAGAATTGATGGCCATGAGCTATTGCAACATCCACGGATTGTGGGAAAACAGCATCTCCATTACATGCGAATGA